From the Mycobacterium sp. DL592 genome, the window GCGCTGCAGGTGTATCGGGCGGCGGACGGCGCGCTGGCGCGGTTGCGGGTGCCCGGCGGCATCATCACCCCCGCCCAACTGGAGGCGCTGGCCAATGCCGCCGTGAAGTACGGCAACGGCACCATCGAGCTGACGGTGCGCGGCAATCTGCAGCTGCGCGCGGTGCGCGACACCGAGGCGGTGGCCCAGGCGGCGGCTGCCGCGGGACTGCTGCCCTCACCCAGCCACGAGCGGGTGCGCAACATCCTGGCCTCCCCGCTGACCGGCCGGATCGGCGGCAAGACCGACGTGCGACCGTGGGTGGCCGACCTCGACCGCGGCATCCAGGCCGACCCACTACTGGCCGGGCTGCCCGGCCGGTTCATGTTCAGCATCGACGACGGCCGCGGTGACGTGTCGGGACAGCGCGCCGACGCGGGGGCCCATGTTCTGGACGACGGGGTCGCGTTGTTGCTGGCCGGGCAGGACACCGGGATCCGGCTCGGGGTCGACGAGGTGGTGGACGCCCTGTTGACTGTCGCCCGCCACTTCGTCGCGGTCCGCGGAAATGCTTGGCGGGTAAGCGAATTAGCTGACACATCTGCGCTGGTTGCAGGTTTCGCAGTGACCGCACCGGCCGGCACCACCTATCCCCCGACTGTCGCGCCGCCGGTGGGCTGGATGGTGCAGGACGACGACCGAGTGGCGCTGGGCGCCGCTGTGCCGCTGGGTGTGCTGCAGGCCCGGCAGGCCCAGTTCGTGGCGGCGATCGACGCCCCGGTGGTGATCACGCCGTGGCGTTCCCTGCTGGTGTGTGACCTGTCCGAACCGATCGCCGACACCTCGCTGCGGGTGCTCGCCCCGCTGGGCTTGGTGTTCGACGCAAACTCGCCGTGGCTGACGGTCAGTGCCTGCGTCGGCAGCCCGGGCTGCGAGAAGTCGGCGGCCGACGTCCGGGCCGAGGCCACCAGGGCGGTGGCCGAGCAGACTTCGCACGGGCATGTGCACTATGTGGGCTGCGAAAGAGCCTGCGGGAGTCCGCCGTCGGGCACGGTGATGCTGGCCACGGGCAAGGGCTTCCAAGCCCTGAAACGCTAGGTCGTAGGGTGGGCACGTGCTCGACTACACCCGCGACGCCGCCGAGATCTACCGGCAGTCGTTCGCGACGATCCGCGCCGAAGCCGACTTGGCGTCGTTCCCCGAGGATGTCGCGCGCGTCGTGGTCCGCCTGATCCACACCTGCGGGCAGGTGGACCTCACCGAGCACGTCGCGTTCACCGCCGGTGTCGTCGCCGCGACCCATGCCGCGCTGGCTGCCGGCGCCCCTATTCTGTGCGATTCGTCGATGGTGGCCGCCGGCATCACGGCGGCGCGACTGCCCGCGGGCAACGAGGTGGTGTCGCTGGTGGCCGACCCGCGCGCCCCGGAGCTGGCGAAGCGACGGGAGACCACACGCTCGGCCGCCGGAGTGGAACTGTGGGCCGAGCGCCTCGGCGGGGCGGTGCTGGCCATCGGCAACGCCCCCACCGCCTTGTTCCGGCTGCTGGAGTTGATCGACGACGGTGTGGCGGCGCCCGTGTCTGTGCTCGGCGGACCGGTGGGGTTCGTCGGCTCGGCGCAGTCCAAGGACGAACTGATCGCACGCCCCCGCGGCATGGAGTATTTGGTGGTGCGGGGCCGCCGCGGCGGCAGCGCGATGGCCGCCGCGGCCGTCAATGCGATTGCGAGTGAACGCGAATGAGCCCGGCCGAGTCGACGATGCCGCCCGAGGAACGAGGGCGGAGGAGGAGCGAGGCGATCCGCCCGGCCGAGTCGACGATGCCGCCCGAGGAACGAGGGCGGAGGAGGAGCGAGGCGATCCGCCCGGCCGAGTCGACGATGCCGCCCGAGGAACGAGGGCGGAGGAGGAGCGAGGCGATCCGCACCGGAACGGTCTACGGCGTGGGCCTGGGCCCCGGCGATCCGGAACTGGTCACGGTCAAGGCGGCCCGCATCATCGGTGCGGCCGACGTCGTCGCCTACCACAGTGCCCGGCACGGCCGCAGCATCGCCCGCGGCATCGCCGAGCCCTACCTGCGACCGGGCCAGCTCGAAGAGCATCTCGTCTACCCGGTGACCACCGAGACCACCGACCACCCGGGCGGCTACAGCGGCGCCATGGAGGACTTCTACCGCGAGGCCGCCGAGCGGATCGCCGCCCACCTCGACGCCGGGCGCGACGTGGCCTTGCTCGCCGAGGGCGACCCGCTGTTCTACAGCTCCTACATGCACATGCACACCCGGCTCACGGCACGGTTCAAGGCGGTGATCATCCCCGGGGTGACGTCAGTCAGCGCCGCCTCGGCAGCGATCGCCACACCGCTGGTGACCGGCGACGAAGTGCTCTCGGTGTTACCCGGCACGATGCCGGTGCGTGAGCTGGCCCGCCGGCTCGCCGACGCCGACGCCGCGGTCGTGATGAAGCTGGGGCGCACCTATCCGCAAGTGCGCGAAGCACTTTCGATGGCGGGACGCCTCGACGAGGCATTCTATGTCGAGCGGGCCAGTACGGATGCGCAGCGGGTGCTGCCCGCTGGCGACGTCGATGTGGACAGCGTGCCGTACTTCTCGATTGCCATCGTTCCCGGAGCGACATCGGACACCCGCGGGGCGCGGACGAAACCGGTGACCGGCGGGGTCGCGGTGGTGGGCCTGGGTCCCGGTGACGTCGACTGGATGACCCCGCAGAGCGTTCGTGAGTTGGACGCCGCCACCGACCTGATCGGCTACGGCCCGTACCTGGACCGGATTCCGTTGCGCGCCGGTCAGATTCGCCATCCCAGCGACAACACCGACGAACCCGCCCGCGCCCGGCTGGCCTGCGAACTCGCCGAGCAGGGCCGCGCGGTCGCGGTGATCTCCTCGGGTGATCCCGGGGTGTTCGCGATGGCCACCGCGGTGCTCGAGGAGGCCAAGCAGTGGCCTGACGTGACTGTCCGGGTCATACCGGCGATGACGGCGGCCCAGGCGGTGGCCAGCAGGGTCGGCGCCCCGCTCGGCCATGACTATGCGGTGATCTCGCTGTCCGACCGGCTCAAGCCCTGGGAGATCATCTCGGCCAGGCTGTCGGCCGCGGCGGCCGCTGACCTGGTGCTGGCGATCTACAACCCGGCATCCAAGACCCGCACCTGGCAGGTGGGCGCGATGCGCGATCTGCTGCTCGAGCATCGGGATCCGGGCACCCCGGTGGTGATCGGGCGCGACATCGCCGGTCCGCAGGAGTCGGTGAAGGTCGTGCGGCTGGCCGACCTGGATCAGGCCGATGTCGACATGCGCTGTCTGCTCATCGTCGGCTCGTCGCAGACCCAGTGGTACGGCGACACGGTGTTCACCCCGCGGCGCTACCCGGGCTGAACTCGCTGCGATCGGTTTGCGTTCCCCGCGGCGCGGGCACTTCTCCTCTGGCCGCTACGGCGCACTGGGGCGTGGGTAGCACTGCGCCTACGCGACAGGGGGAAGCCATGAACCTCACCCGCACGAAGACCGTCGAGCAGTCGATCGCCGACACCGAGGAGTCCGATCACCAGCTGCGCAAGGAACTTGGGCCGCTACAGCTGACCGTGTTCGGCGTCGGGGTCGTGATCGGGACGGGCATCTTCGTTCTCACCGGGGAGGCCGCCGGGGAGAAGGCCGGCCCGGCGATTGCGGTGTCCTTCGTATTCGCCGGCATCGCGTGCGCGCTGGCCGCGCTGTGTTACGCCGAGTTCGCCAGCACTGTGCCGGTGGCCGGCTCGGCCTACACGTTCTCCTACGCCAGTCTGGGCGAGCTCGTCGCCTGGATCATCGGCTGGGACCTGATCCTGGAGCTCGGGCTGGGGGCCAGCACGGTCGCTGTGGGGTGGTCGAGCTACTTCGCCGACGTGATGAAAGGGATCGGAATCACCATCCCGGACTTCGCCTACGGCGACGGCCACAACCTCGTCGCGGCTGCCATCGTGCTGATCCTGACCGGGGTGCTGTGTGCCGGGATCAAGATCTCCTCGCAGGTGAACTTCGTCTTCGTGGTGATCAAGGTGGCGATCGTGCTGCTGGTCATCGTGGCGGGCGCGTTCTTCATCAAGACCGCCAACTACTCGCCGTTCATCCCGCCGTCGGGATCGCCGGCCGCCGGCGGCGGGGACGTCACCCCGTCGCTGCTGCAGGATCTCGGCCTGGCCCCGGGCGCGTTCGGGATCAGCGGCATCTTCACCGGCGCCGCCCTCGTGTTCTTCGCCTACATCGGGTTCGACATCGTGGCAACCGCCGCCGAGGAGACCAAGAACCCGCAGCGCGACATGCCGATCGGCATCTTCGCCTCCCTGGGCATCTGCACCATCCTCTACGTGGCGGTCTCGCTGGTGGTCACCGGAATGGTCAAGTACACCGACATCAAGGTGGATGCGCCACTGGCGGAGGCGTTCCGGTCGGTCGGCCATCCGGGCTATGCCAACGTCATCTCGGTTGGCGCCCTGTTCGGGCTGACGACGGTCATGATGATCCTGATGCTTGGCCAGAGCCGGGTGTTCTTCGCGATGAGCCGCGACCGGCTACTTCCGGCGACGTTCGCGAAAGTCAGCCCCCGGTTCGGCACCCCGGTGCGCACCACCCTGCTGACCGGCGTGGTCGTGGCGCTGATCTCCACGTTCGTGCCGCTGACGGCGCTGGCCGAACTGGTCAACATCGGCACCCTGTTCGCGTTCGTGCTCGTCGCCATCGGAGTGATCGTGTTGCGGCGCACCCGGCCCGATCTCAAGCGTGCGTTCCGGTGTCCCTGGGTTCCCGTGGTTCCGGTGCTCGCCGTGCTCGCGGCGTTCTATCTGATGCTGAACCTTCCGGCGGCGACCTGGATCCGGTTCGGCGTCTGGATGGTGCTCGGCATCGTCGTGTACTTCATCCACGGGCGACGACACAGCAGGCTCGCCACCGACCCGAACTACTCGCGTGAGGCCGATGCCGAGGCGGCCCGAAAGCGCAAGTCCGCGAACGTGTGACGGGCTGCTAGGACAGCTGCTGCACCCAGTCGGCGGCCTCGCCGACGGTGCCGACCGTGCGTACGCCGGCCGGTAGCGGTGGCCGCTCGATCATCACTATGGCAACGCCGAGATCGTGGGCGGCGTGCAGCTTGGCGTTGGTCAGCTCTCCCCCGCTGTTCTTCGTGACGAGAGCGTCGATATTGTTGTCCTGCAACAGCGTGCGTTCGCCAGCGTAGTCGTACGGCCCCCTCGACAGCAGCACCCGATGGCGGGCCGGCAGCACCTCGGAGTCGGGCGCGGTGACGACCCGGATCAGGAACCACGCGTCGCTGTCGGCGAACGGCGCCACCCCCGACCGGCCCGTGGTCAGGAACACCCGCGAATAGCCCTGGCGGGCAACGGTATCGGCGGCCTCGACGTCCGATTTCACCGTGATGGCACCGGCTGGATCCCAGGGCGGCCGGGCCAGCACCACATGCGGCAGGTTCAGGTCGGCGCAGGCCTGCGCCGCATGCGCGGTCATCGTGGCGGCGAACGGGTGGGTGGCGTCGACAACGGCGCCGATTCCGTTGTCGCGCAGCCACTGCGCCAGTCCGTCGACACCGCCGAAGCCGCCGATGCGGACCGGTCCAACCGGCAGTGCCGGGTCGGGGACGCGGCCGGCCAGCGAGCTGACGATGTCGGTGCCCGGGTGCAGCCGGGCGGCTAGCGCCCTGGCCTCGCCCGTGCCGCCGAGGAGCAGGATCCGCATCAGTGTCTGCTGCCCCGGGTGCGCCCGGAGGAGTACAGGTAGCTGTCGGTGAAGCCCCCGGCGGCAAGCACATCGCCGACGATGATCACCGCGGTGCGGGTGATCGACGCGTCGCGCATCTGCCCGGCGATGTCGGCCAGGATGCCCCGCAGCACGACCTCCTGCGGCCAGCTCGCGAACGCGACGACAGCCACCGGCGTTTCGGGACGGTAGCCGGCGTCGAGCAGTTGCGGCACGATGGCGTCAATCCGATGGGCGGCAAGGTGGATCACCAGTGTCCCGCCGGCCTTGGCCAGCGTGCCCAGGTCCTCACCGTCGGGCATCGCGGTCGACAGCGTCGCCACCCGGGTCAGGGTGACCGTCTGCGCCACGCCGGGCACGGTCAACTCACGGCCGAGCGCCGCGGCGGCGGCGGCGAATGCCGGGACGCCGGGCACGATCTCGTAGGCGATGGCGAGCGCGTCGAGGCGACGGCACTGCTCGGCGACGGCACTGTAGATCGACGGATCCCCCGAGTGCAGCCGTGCCACGTCGTGGCCTGCGGCGTCGGCGGCGGCGAGCTCGTCGATGATCTGGTCGAGGGTCAGGGGTCCGGTGTCGACGACCCGCGCCCCCGTCGGGCACAGGGCCAGCAGATCCTCGGGCATGATCGAGCCGGCGTACAGGCAGACCGGGCAGCGCTGCAGCAGGCGCTGCCCGCGCACGGTGATCAGGTCCGCCGCACCCGGCCCTGCGCCGATGAAGTAGACGGTCACGGTTTGCGCACCACCCATTGCGTGACCGGCATCGCGGGCCGCCAGCCGGTCAAGCCGCCCACGGCCTCGCCACGATAGTGCTGAAAGCGGCGCAGCTGCCCTCCGAGGTTCGAATAGTATTGCAGAAGAACAGCTTCGGATTCCGCGGTCACCGTATTGGCGACCAGTCGACCGCCGCTGGGCAGTCGCTGCAGGCACGCATCGAGCAGCCCCGGTGTCGTGAGACCACCGCCGATGAAGATCGCCGCCGGTGTCTGGACGCCGGTGACGCCGCGGTCAGTCAGTTCCGCATCGGCGAAAGCCTCCGGTGCCGCACCCCGCACCTCGACGTTCGCCCCGAATTTTACGGAGTTGGCGCCGATCCGGTCACGCCGCTGCGCGTCACGTTCGAATGCCACTGCAGCACAGCCAGATCCGCTTCGGCACCACTCGACGGCGATGCTTCCCGAACCGGCGCCGACATCCCACAGCAGCTCGCCGGGGCGCGGTGCCAATGCCGCCAGGGTGACTGCGCGCATCGACTGTTTGGTGAGCTGCCCGTCGTGGTCGAGCGCATCGTCAGGCAGCACCGACAGCAGCCGCTCATCGGGCAGATACCGGACGGCGACCACGTTCAGATCGTCGACACGATCCGGCGGTGCGGTGACCCAGCCCTGCGCGGTGCCGTCGCGTTGGCGTTCAGCCGGACCGCCGAGCTGTTCGAGCACCGTCATCCGCGAATCGCCAAGGCCCGCGGCGGCGAGCACGGTCGCCAGTTGGGCAACCTCGGAACCATCGCGGCACAGCACGATCGCCTGCCCGCCGCGACGCACCGCGGTGCGCGGTTGGGCGGTCATCAGGCTGATCACCTCGGTGTCCTGAACCGACCAGCCCATGCGGGCGCACGCCAGCGTCACACTCGACACGTGCGGCAGCACCCTCACCCGGTCGGCCCCGCATACTCGGATCAGCGATGCGCCGACACCGTGCAGCATCGGGTCACCGCTTGCCACCACATGCACGTCGCCGTCGAAGTCACGGACCGCGTGCAGTCCGTCGAGAAACGGGGTGCCCCATTCCCTGCGTTCTGCACTGACGCTCTCGTCCAGCAGGTCGAGCTGACGCTGCGATCCGTAAACGACAGTAGCCCTGCGCAATTCGGCCGCAGACGCCGGCGTGAGACCAGCCAACCCGTCGGCACCGATACCGACCACGGTGATCATCGCGGCATCCTGCGCCACACGAACCCCGGCGTCATCCGGAACGCGAGCGCCAAGACCGCGAGCGGTGCGGGCACCCACACGCTGCGTCGGCCTTTGCGCAGCGCACGGACCGTCGCCTCGGCCACCTGGGCGGGTGTGCGCGACAGCGGCGCGGGGTCCATCCCCTCGGTCATCCGGCCGATGACGAAACCTGGCCGCACGATCAGCAGCCGCACCCCGGTGCCGTGCAGCGCGTCGGCCAACCCGTTGGCGAACGCGTCCAGCCCCGCCTTGGCCGATCCGTAGACATAGTTGGCGCGTCGCCCGCGCACCCCGGCGATGGAGGAGAACACCACCAGCGCCCCCTGGCCGGCGGCGCGCATCGCGGCGCTGAGGTGGGTCAGCAGGCCGATCTGCGCGACGTAGTCGGTATGGACGACCGCGACGGCATGGGTGGCGTCGGCTTCGGCGCGGGCCTGGTCGCCGAGGATGCCGAAGGCCAGCACGGCGGTGCCGATGGGGCCGTGCTCGGCCACCAGCTGGTCGAGCAGCGGGCCGTGGGAGGCGAGGTCGTCGGCGTCGAACTCGACGGTGTGCACCGCGGCGGCACCGGCGGCGCGGACCGCCTCCACCTCGGCGTCGAGCCGGTCGGCGCCGCGGGCGGCCAGCACCACCGTGGCACCCCGGGCAAGCCGGGTCGCGACCTCCAGGCCGATCTCGCTGCGGCCGCCGAAGATCACGACCGGCCCGGCCCCCGTGTCACTCACAGCAGTCGATTATTCACTGCGCTAGCGTGGAGGTTGATGGCGAACTCCACTACCCGGCTGACCAGCGAAGCCCTGGCTTTCCTCACCGAGCGACACCTGGCGATGCTCACGACACTGCGCGCCGACCACTCGCCGCACGTGGTGGCCGTCGGGTTCACGTTTGACCCCATCACCCACATCGCCCGCGTGATCACCAGCGACGGCTCGCAGAAGGCGATCAATGCCGAGCGGTCCGGGGTGGGTGTGCTCTCTCAGGTCGACGGTGCCCGCTGGCTGTCGCTGGAGGGCCAGGCGAGTGTCAACCGGGATGCTGCGGCGGTCCGCGAGGCCGAGCTGCGGTACGCACAGCGCTACCGGACTCCGCGGCCCAACCCGCGCCGCGTCGTGATCGAGGTCCATGTCACCAGGGTGCTCGGTTCGTCGAGCCTGCTGGATCGCTCGAAGGCCTGAGCCGGAAGGCCCGCGCTGTGGCCACGCTGGTAGCCGTCAACGTCGGACTCCCCCGCGATGTGGCGTGGAACGACCGTGTGGTGCATACCGGCGCATGGAAGTCGACCGTCGACGGGCCGCGCATGGTGCGCAGGCTCAACGTGGACGGCGATGGTCAGGGCGACCTCGGCGGCCATGGCGGTGAGCAGCGGGCGGTGCTCGTCTACCAGCTCGACTCCTACCGGTACTGGGCGGAGTTCCTCCACCGCGCGGACCTGCGCCACGGGCATTTCGGCGAGAACTTCACCGTCGATGGGCTTTCCGACGACGAGGTGTGCATCGGTGACCGCTACCGCATCGGAGATGCCGTCTTCGAGGTCAGCCAGCCACGGGTGACGTGCTATCGGGTCGGGCTACGACTGGACGAGCCGCGGATGGCGGCGCTGCTGGTGGCACACCGGCGGCCCGGCTTCTACCTGCGGGTGATCACCGAAGGCCAGGTGCAAGCCGGCCAGGAGATCGTAAAAGTCGCCAGCGGGCCCGAACTCGTCAGTGTGGCCGAGATCGACGCGCTCCTGTACCTGCCCGGCCATCCGCGCGCGGGACTGCAACGGGCGCTGAGGATTCCGGCGCTGAGCCCGGGATGGCAGGCGTCGCTGCGGGCGCTGGCTGACGCCGACGCCGACGTGGCGGGAAACGCCGGACTCACCGGGGCGGCGGCACCGCCGCCGGCGTGGGCGGGCTTTCGTCCGCTGACCGTCACCGACGCGCACCAGGAGAGCCGGCAAGTCCGATCGCTGACGCTTGCCGCCTCCGACGGGACACCGCTGCCCGACTGGTTGGCGGGCCAGTCGATCACCGTCAGGCTTCAGCCCGGGGACGGCGCGCCAGCACTGGTCCGCACCTACTCGCTGTCCAATCGGCCAGGCTCGGGCACCTACCGCATCAGCGTCAAACGTGAACGATACGGCGCAGCAAGCACTTTCATCGCTTCCGGTGTGCACGTCGGTGACACCATCGAGGTGGCCGCACCGCGGGGCACGTTCGTGCTGTCCGACAGCGACGCGCCGGTGGTCCTGGTGAGTGCGGGCGCGGGCGTCACACCCGTGCTGTCGATGCTGCACGAGCTGGCGGCGAGGCAGCCGCAGCGGCAGGTGTGGTGGCTGCACGGTGCCCGCGACGGTGCCGAACACCCGTTCGCCGCCGAAAGCCGCGCGCTTCTGGACGGATTGACGAGCGCACGCCGCCACATCGCCTACAGCAGGCCGGGCGACTCAGACCGTCAGGGCGGCGACTACGACGCGGCCGGGCGGCTCTCGGCGGCGATGCTGCGCGAGCTGGATCTGCCCGTCGACGCCGAGGCGTACGTGTGCGGCCCCGCGTCGTTCATGACGGAGGTGAGCCTCGCCCTGGCCGAGTGCGGCTTGGACGCCGCCCGGGTTCATTCCGAAACCTTCGGCGCCGGTGCGGCTTTGACACCCGGCGTGGCGTCGTCTGCCGCGACCGCACCCCATCCACCCGCCGGTGAAGCCGGCACCGGACCGCAGGTGTCGTTCGCCCGCAGCGCGGTGTCCGCGCCATGGGGCCCCGCGTACCCGGCGCTGCTGGAGTTCGCCGAAGCCTGCGACGTCCCGACGCGCTGGTCGTGTCGCACCGGGGTGTGCCACACCTGTGAGACGCCGCTGCTTGCCGGCGCGGTCCGCTACGACCCGGAGCCGCTCGAGCCGCCTGCGGCGGGAGGCGTGCTGATCTGCTGCGCGCAGCCGACCGAGGACGTGGTCGTCGACCTCTAGCCCGGTACCACGATCAAGTCGTGCGGGCGGCTGTTGACCGCCAGCGCGCCGTCCTCGGTGACGATGACGATGTCCTCGATGCGCGCCCCCCACTGGCCCGGGAAGTAGATCCCCGGCTCCACCGAGAACGCCATCCCCGCGGCCAGCGGCAGGTCGTTGCCCGCCACAATGTAGGGCTCCTCGTGTACCGATAGCCCGATCCCGTGGCCGGTGCGGTGCACGAAGTACTCGGCCAGCCCGGCCTGCGCCAGCACGTCGCGGGCTGCGGCGTCGACATCCTGCGCGGTGACACCCGGCCGGACCGCCGCCACACCGGCGGCCTGCGCCTGCTGCAGCAGCGCGTACTGCTCGGCGATCTGCGCGCTCGGCTCGCCGAGGCTGTAGGTGCGGGTGCAGTCGGAGTTGTACCCCGGCTCGACCGGGCCGCCGATGTCGACGACGACGATGTCGCCGTCCTGCAACACCCGGTCGGAGCATTCGTGGTGCGGGTCGGCGCCGTTGGGCCCGGAGCCGACGATGATGAACGCCACCTCTGAATGCCCTTCGGCGACAATCGCTTCGGCGATATCGGCGGCGACGTCAGCTTCGGTGCGGCCCGGTTTGAGGAACTCCGACACCCGGGCGTGCACGCGGTCGATCGCCGCACCTGCGGTGCGCAGCGCGTCGATCTCGGCCGGGTCCTTGTGCATCCGCAGCTCCCGCAGCACGTCGGTGGCCAGCACCGGCACCGCCCCGAGGCGCTCCGCCAGCGGCAGCAGGTGCAGCGCGGGCATCGAGTCGGTGACCGCCGCCCGCGCGTGCCCGCCGAGGGCGTCGGCCACCAGGACGTACGGGTTGTCGCCGTCCACCCAGTCCTGCACCGCCAGGCCGAGGTCGCCGGCCGCGGACTCCTTCAGCGACGCCAACTCCAGCCGCGGTAACACCACGATCGGCGCTCCCGCGGCGGGAATCACCAGCGCCGTCAGCCGCTCGAACGTCTGCGCCCGCGACCCCAGCAGGTAGCGCAGGTCGTATCCGGGCGTGACGACCAGACCGGCGAGCCCGGCCCGGGATGCCGCAGCTGCGGCCGCACTGAGCCGGCGGGCATACACGTCGGACGGGAAACGGCTGGCGCTCATGACTGCAAGATTAGCCGCGGGCATACGATCACAGCGTGCCGCACGACTCGTCTGCCCCGGTCCTGCTGCTCGACGGCGCCAGCATGTGGTTCCGCTCGTTCTTCGGGGTGCCGTCATCGATCACCGCGCCGGACGGCAGACCGGTCAATGCGGTGCGCGGCTTCATCGACAGCGTGGC encodes:
- a CDS encoding MOSC and FAD-binding oxidoreductase domain-containing protein — its product is MATLVAVNVGLPRDVAWNDRVVHTGAWKSTVDGPRMVRRLNVDGDGQGDLGGHGGEQRAVLVYQLDSYRYWAEFLHRADLRHGHFGENFTVDGLSDDEVCIGDRYRIGDAVFEVSQPRVTCYRVGLRLDEPRMAALLVAHRRPGFYLRVITEGQVQAGQEIVKVASGPELVSVAEIDALLYLPGHPRAGLQRALRIPALSPGWQASLRALADADADVAGNAGLTGAAAPPPAWAGFRPLTVTDAHQESRQVRSLTLAASDGTPLPDWLAGQSITVRLQPGDGAPALVRTYSLSNRPGSGTYRISVKRERYGAASTFIASGVHVGDTIEVAAPRGTFVLSDSDAPVVLVSAGAGVTPVLSMLHELAARQPQRQVWWLHGARDGAEHPFAAESRALLDGLTSARRHIAYSRPGDSDRQGGDYDAAGRLSAAMLRELDLPVDAEAYVCGPASFMTEVSLALAECGLDAARVHSETFGAGAALTPGVASSAATAPHPPAGEAGTGPQVSFARSAVSAPWGPAYPALLEFAEACDVPTRWSCRTGVCHTCETPLLAGAVRYDPEPLEPPAAGGVLICCAQPTEDVVVDL
- a CDS encoding Xaa-Pro peptidase family protein, with amino-acid sequence MSASRFPSDVYARRLSAAAAAASRAGLAGLVVTPGYDLRYLLGSRAQTFERLTALVIPAAGAPIVVLPRLELASLKESAAGDLGLAVQDWVDGDNPYVLVADALGGHARAAVTDSMPALHLLPLAERLGAVPVLATDVLRELRMHKDPAEIDALRTAGAAIDRVHARVSEFLKPGRTEADVAADIAEAIVAEGHSEVAFIIVGSGPNGADPHHECSDRVLQDGDIVVVDIGGPVEPGYNSDCTRTYSLGEPSAQIAEQYALLQQAQAAGVAAVRPGVTAQDVDAAARDVLAQAGLAEYFVHRTGHGIGLSVHEEPYIVAGNDLPLAAGMAFSVEPGIYFPGQWGARIEDIVIVTEDGALAVNSRPHDLIVVPG